Proteins encoded by one window of Gordonia jinghuaiqii:
- a CDS encoding amidase — translation MDINEYAGQDATGLAELIRTGQVSADEVRDTATAAVTAVDGELNAVVDGPWTSATIAPDGIDGPFSGVPFVFKDILCHAAGRPTRMGTRALSDGVTFDHDTELMARFKRAGLVGVANTTTPELALSSATVSALSGVTLNPWDATVTAGGSSGGSSVLVATGAVPLAHANDGGGSIRIPAARNGLVGLKPSRGRISLGPDQQEVMSGNAVEFAVTRTVRDCAALLDAVHGSIPGDRYGAPPPARRYVDEIVAPGRRLRIGVCTADWSSVPVDDEVADEVNRVARTLSELGHTVDIVAPRIDWDAMVAAFNTIWCFGTAPTVVALAEQSGAVIDENSFEETTLLSYRHGLTLGPLELATAFAEMNAISRTMADFMGDWDILLTPTASRVHVPVTHLADGGVPATSEEWVRRVLAEYPLSALYNITGAPAISLPTGWSPDGLPIGMHFGAAVNGESELIALAAELEDALPWHHRRPPAHVTTRAAAATAAGR, via the coding sequence ATGGACATCAACGAGTACGCAGGCCAGGACGCCACCGGACTCGCCGAACTCATCAGAACCGGTCAGGTCAGTGCGGACGAGGTACGCGACACCGCGACAGCTGCGGTGACGGCCGTGGACGGCGAGCTCAACGCCGTCGTCGACGGACCGTGGACCTCGGCGACGATTGCACCGGACGGAATCGACGGTCCGTTCTCCGGAGTTCCGTTCGTCTTCAAGGACATCCTCTGCCATGCCGCCGGTAGGCCCACGAGGATGGGTACGCGAGCACTGTCCGACGGGGTGACGTTTGACCACGACACCGAACTGATGGCTCGTTTCAAACGCGCGGGACTGGTGGGCGTCGCGAACACCACCACACCGGAGCTGGCGCTGAGTTCGGCCACGGTTTCCGCACTCTCCGGAGTCACCCTCAACCCCTGGGACGCCACTGTCACCGCCGGGGGGTCGAGCGGCGGCTCCTCGGTCCTGGTGGCCACCGGAGCGGTGCCGCTCGCACACGCGAACGACGGAGGCGGGTCGATCCGTATCCCGGCCGCGCGCAATGGACTGGTGGGACTGAAGCCGAGCCGAGGGCGCATCTCCCTGGGACCGGATCAACAGGAGGTGATGAGCGGCAACGCCGTCGAGTTCGCCGTGACCCGAACGGTCCGGGACTGCGCGGCGCTGCTCGACGCGGTTCACGGCTCCATCCCCGGCGACCGGTACGGCGCACCCCCTCCGGCACGACGTTACGTCGACGAGATCGTCGCACCGGGACGCCGCCTGCGGATCGGTGTGTGCACCGCCGACTGGTCCTCGGTACCGGTCGACGACGAGGTGGCCGACGAGGTGAATCGTGTGGCCCGCACCCTGTCCGAACTGGGCCACACGGTGGACATCGTCGCACCTCGGATCGACTGGGACGCGATGGTCGCCGCGTTCAACACCATCTGGTGTTTCGGAACCGCGCCGACGGTTGTCGCGCTGGCCGAACAGAGCGGAGCCGTCATCGACGAGAACTCCTTCGAGGAGACCACCCTGCTGTCATACCGGCACGGGCTGACCCTCGGTCCGTTGGAGCTCGCCACGGCCTTCGCCGAGATGAACGCGATCTCCCGGACGATGGCGGACTTCATGGGTGACTGGGACATCCTGTTGACCCCCACCGCCTCCCGGGTGCACGTGCCGGTCACCCATTTGGCCGACGGCGGAGTTCCGGCCACGTCGGAGGAATGGGTGCGCCGGGTCCTGGCGGAGTACCCGCTGTCCGCGCTGTATAACATCACGGGCGCTCCGGCGATCAGTCTCCCCACCGGTTGGTCACCGGACGGACTCCCGATAGGCATGCACTTCGGCGCGGCCGTCAACGGCGAGTCGGAGCTGATCGCCCTGGCCGCCGAACTGGAGGACGCCCTGCCGTGGCACCACCGGCGACCACCGGCACACGTGACGACCCGGGCGGCCGCGGCAACCGCCGCAGGCCGATGA
- a CDS encoding LLM class flavin-dependent oxidoreductase has translation MRFIVFTEAGTLRGQTHHRRYWDLVEEAVFAEEMGFYGWGTSEHHFYRELAATPSPEVLFTAVAMRTSRIKLRYMSRLISAIHPILVAEQTASTDIMSNGRVELAVARGNTLLQLDAFGISLDDTQERAEEALDLIVRALSDQSFSHDGKHWGKIPERELTPNGLQEPHPPLYKIGQTIDSIKDARRRGLGLITCDMWMGWDTLGEYLDAYNSVALSEIDPVGRFVTKSAAAMSITTRCAKTNDIALEQAERDLKMFATLIIRDLYVQLAERSPEGYGQFDRLVELRDRVDDVEWLRTAGPTVMIGDPEHLVHQVQRMKEMGADEVVLRIDNAPHEVIMETLENIGRYVIPYFSNPNAVLRSGPVGLLPGDPRQELSYEDTAKVVN, from the coding sequence ATGCGCTTCATTGTTTTCACCGAGGCCGGCACACTTCGGGGACAAACCCATCACCGCCGCTATTGGGACCTCGTCGAGGAGGCGGTGTTCGCCGAGGAGATGGGCTTCTACGGATGGGGGACATCCGAGCACCACTTCTACCGAGAGCTCGCCGCAACCCCGTCACCCGAGGTGCTGTTCACCGCGGTGGCGATGCGGACCAGCCGAATCAAACTGCGGTACATGAGCCGTCTGATCTCGGCCATTCATCCGATCCTCGTCGCCGAACAGACCGCGTCCACCGACATCATGTCCAACGGACGTGTGGAACTCGCTGTCGCGCGGGGTAACACGCTTCTCCAGCTCGACGCCTTCGGTATCTCGCTCGACGACACCCAGGAACGCGCCGAGGAAGCTCTGGACCTGATTGTCCGGGCCCTGAGCGACCAGTCCTTCTCGCACGACGGCAAGCACTGGGGCAAGATTCCCGAGCGGGAACTGACACCGAATGGCCTGCAGGAGCCGCATCCGCCGCTCTACAAGATCGGGCAGACCATCGATTCGATCAAGGATGCTCGGCGTCGCGGCCTGGGTCTCATCACCTGCGACATGTGGATGGGCTGGGACACTCTCGGGGAGTACTTGGACGCCTACAACTCCGTTGCGCTGTCCGAGATCGACCCGGTCGGCAGGTTCGTCACCAAGTCGGCGGCAGCCATGTCGATCACCACGCGCTGCGCGAAGACCAACGACATTGCTCTCGAACAGGCCGAACGCGATCTGAAGATGTTCGCCACCTTGATCATCCGGGATCTGTATGTCCAGCTCGCCGAACGCTCCCCGGAGGGATACGGACAGTTCGACCGGCTGGTCGAGCTGCGCGACCGTGTCGACGACGTCGAGTGGCTGCGCACGGCCGGACCGACCGTGATGATCGGCGACCCCGAACACCTCGTCCATCAGGTGCAGCGCATGAAGGAGATGGGTGCCGACGAGGTCGTGCTTCGTATCGACAACGCGCCGCACGAGGTCATCATGGAGACCCTGGAGAACATCGGCCGCTACGTGATCCCGTACTTCTCCAACCCCAACGCCGTCCTCCGCAGCGGTCCGGTCGGCCTCCTTCCCGGCGACCCGCGCCAGGAGCTGAGCTACGAGGACACCGCGAAGGTGGTGAACTGA
- a CDS encoding M20 family metallopeptidase, whose protein sequence is MSRETSPRAPEPRSPAGHVSARRVAELTARLVACNTTNPPGDERPIIAPLLDVLSELGCEITVFDDEPSRPSLVARYPGAPDGAPVLIINGHLDVVPVVHDQWEIDPFGGVIEGDRVRGRGSCDMKGGVAAAIEALRALRDSALPPSCVVELHLVADEETGSRFGTSALAAAGRIAGDACIIPEPNDLRVGVAERGTVMARITTVGTPAHGSDPAVGHSAIADAARIVNALHLRDFGGPPHPLLASPTCNVGTISGGSATNVVAGECTMTIDRRTLPNQTAADALAAVRSAIDELEPPVDYTLSPIVFVPASEIAPDHPFVELVSAAAAAHVGDITPAGSMLGSDARIMRNDLEIPTVVFGPGSPIRAHTSDEWVAVDDLVRAARTFADIFTTFGSARGR, encoded by the coding sequence ATGAGCCGGGAGACAAGCCCACGGGCGCCAGAGCCGCGGTCACCTGCCGGGCATGTCAGTGCACGACGGGTCGCCGAGCTCACCGCGCGACTCGTGGCGTGCAACACCACCAACCCACCCGGCGACGAACGCCCGATCATCGCGCCGCTACTCGACGTCCTCAGCGAACTCGGCTGCGAAATAACCGTTTTCGACGATGAGCCGAGCCGACCATCGCTGGTGGCCCGATACCCGGGCGCCCCCGACGGCGCACCGGTCCTGATCATCAACGGCCACCTCGACGTGGTACCCGTCGTTCACGACCAGTGGGAGATCGACCCGTTCGGTGGCGTGATCGAGGGCGATCGGGTTCGTGGTCGGGGCAGCTGCGACATGAAAGGAGGTGTCGCCGCTGCGATCGAGGCGCTACGCGCACTGCGCGACAGCGCGCTGCCTCCCTCGTGTGTTGTCGAATTACACCTTGTCGCCGACGAGGAGACCGGCAGTCGATTCGGCACATCGGCCCTTGCCGCCGCGGGCCGTATCGCAGGGGACGCCTGCATCATTCCCGAGCCCAACGATCTACGGGTGGGGGTCGCCGAACGAGGCACGGTGATGGCCCGCATCACGACCGTCGGGACTCCCGCGCACGGGAGCGACCCGGCCGTCGGCCATTCGGCGATCGCCGATGCCGCGCGCATCGTGAATGCGCTGCATCTGCGCGACTTCGGCGGTCCCCCGCATCCTCTACTGGCGTCGCCCACCTGCAATGTGGGCACCATCAGCGGCGGTTCTGCCACCAATGTCGTTGCCGGGGAATGCACAATGACCATCGACCGGCGGACACTGCCGAACCAGACCGCGGCCGACGCCCTGGCTGCTGTGCGTTCCGCGATCGACGAACTCGAGCCCCCGGTCGACTACACCCTGTCACCGATCGTGTTCGTCCCCGCCTCGGAGATCGCACCCGATCACCCGTTCGTCGAGCTGGTGAGCGCAGCGGCCGCCGCGCACGTCGGCGACATCACGCCGGCCGGTTCGATGCTGGGCAGTGATGCCCGGATCATGCGAAACGATCTCGAGATACCGACGGTGGTGTTCGGCCCGGGGTCCCCGATCCGGGCGCACACCAGTGATGAATGGGTCGCCGTCGACGATCTGGTGCGTGCGGCACGCACGTTCGCCGACATCTTCACCACTTTCGGGTCCGCACGCGGCCGCTGA
- a CDS encoding Glu/Leu/Phe/Val dehydrogenase dimerization domain-containing protein: MTMTITEIEEIAGADVWATEQLVLCSDERLGLRAVIAIDDSALGPALGGVRYASYPTAGAGVLEARRLARAMTLKNACAELPYGGAKSVIFRDSDDESQRADLMMRFGEFVARAGCYLPGVDMGTGTEDLRWMQAGGADVPSVEVNPSPSTAIGVLHAIRAAVRVHPDLPGLQGTCMVIHGVGQVGSALARALADAGAELILSDVDGDRARVLASELGASTVAPELAVTAPADVFIPCATARLIGHDVVNALNCRLIVGAANDLLVDDSVAGSLADAGIVYVPDFIANAGGVVDIDVRRRRGTEAQLAEALSAIGDRTAVLLEESLRRGETPLRCAQRLAQTRISAARREGIAR; this comes from the coding sequence ATGACCATGACGATTACCGAGATCGAGGAGATCGCAGGCGCCGACGTCTGGGCGACCGAGCAGCTCGTCCTCTGCAGTGACGAGAGGCTGGGGTTGCGGGCAGTCATCGCCATCGACGACAGCGCCCTGGGACCCGCGCTCGGCGGCGTGCGCTACGCCTCCTATCCGACGGCCGGGGCCGGTGTGCTCGAGGCCCGGAGGCTCGCACGGGCGATGACACTGAAGAACGCCTGCGCCGAATTACCCTATGGCGGAGCGAAATCTGTGATATTCCGCGACAGCGACGACGAGTCGCAGCGGGCCGATCTGATGATGCGGTTCGGTGAGTTCGTGGCTCGGGCGGGGTGTTATCTGCCAGGAGTCGACATGGGTACCGGCACTGAGGATCTGCGGTGGATGCAGGCGGGGGGCGCCGATGTCCCCTCAGTCGAGGTGAATCCGTCCCCGTCAACGGCCATCGGTGTGCTGCACGCGATCCGGGCCGCCGTACGCGTCCATCCGGATCTTCCTGGACTCCAGGGCACCTGCATGGTGATCCACGGAGTGGGGCAGGTTGGCTCCGCGTTGGCGCGCGCACTCGCCGATGCAGGCGCGGAGCTGATCCTGAGTGACGTCGACGGTGATCGGGCGCGGGTGCTGGCGAGTGAACTGGGCGCATCGACGGTCGCTCCGGAACTGGCGGTGACCGCACCGGCAGATGTGTTCATCCCGTGTGCGACCGCGCGTCTCATCGGCCATGACGTGGTGAATGCGTTGAACTGTCGCCTGATCGTGGGCGCGGCGAATGATCTCTTGGTCGACGATTCGGTCGCGGGAAGTCTTGCCGACGCGGGGATCGTCTATGTGCCGGATTTCATCGCCAACGCGGGTGGGGTCGTCGACATCGACGTCCGCCGCAGGCGGGGCACCGAAGCCCAGCTGGCGGAGGCTCTGTCCGCGATCGGAGACCGCACCGCTGTGCTGCTGGAGGAGTCGCTGCGGCGGGGTGAGACCCCGCTGCGGTGTGCGCAGCGACTGGCGCAGACACGGATCTCCGCCGCACGCCGGGAAGGGATTGCGCGATGA
- a CDS encoding aldehyde dehydrogenase family protein produces the protein MRELQNHIDGAPVPSRGRERIDLIDPTTGLIQATQPAGCVEDVDHAVAAARSASGQWAALTVTERVTMLETAADRLAADIPELARLEYREMGKPIGLAEEFLAAGIEVFRSGIDDARHYRFVEEISEHGGIRTVTVHRPVGVVAQIIPWNFTVTATLLGLAPLLAAGNCVVLKPSEKAPLSALRMVETLALPPGVMNVVLGDRRAGEPLADHSDVGLVHLTGSVAAGRSVQAATGRRMTRAILELGGKDPVVIDAGVDPVKTAAAVAYGSFVNTGQICTSMERIYVHREIADEFIAALVAEAATYRCGDGADPRTKMGPLVDERQRQIVQRHVDDAITKGATVLTGGSLPDSAGYFYPATVLTDVTSDMVVMREETFGPVAPVQVVDTFAEGIRLACDSEFGLAATVYTDRAEHARAALDISAGMVWINHWQGGGMVRMFEPARNSGLGATGGRAAYDAATRAVSVSHDTAMRAHMGV, from the coding sequence ATGCGCGAACTGCAGAATCACATCGACGGAGCGCCCGTGCCGAGCCGCGGGCGCGAACGGATCGACCTGATCGATCCCACGACCGGGCTGATCCAGGCCACCCAACCCGCGGGTTGCGTCGAGGACGTGGACCACGCGGTGGCAGCGGCGCGCTCGGCGAGCGGCCAGTGGGCCGCGCTCACCGTGACCGAACGGGTCACAATGCTCGAGACCGCCGCCGACCGGCTCGCGGCCGACATACCCGAACTCGCCCGGCTCGAATACCGCGAGATGGGCAAACCCATCGGCCTGGCCGAAGAGTTCCTGGCTGCCGGAATCGAGGTGTTCCGTTCAGGGATCGACGACGCCCGTCACTATCGATTCGTCGAGGAGATATCCGAACACGGCGGCATCCGAACCGTGACCGTCCACCGGCCCGTCGGCGTGGTGGCGCAGATCATTCCGTGGAATTTCACCGTGACCGCGACCCTGCTCGGTCTGGCTCCGCTCCTCGCGGCGGGCAACTGCGTGGTCCTCAAACCTTCTGAGAAGGCGCCTCTTTCGGCGCTCCGGATGGTCGAGACGCTGGCACTGCCCCCCGGGGTCATGAACGTCGTGCTCGGGGACCGCCGCGCAGGAGAGCCCCTCGCCGATCACTCCGACGTCGGCCTCGTCCACCTGACCGGTTCGGTGGCAGCGGGCCGGTCCGTGCAGGCGGCGACCGGCAGACGGATGACACGTGCGATTCTCGAGCTCGGTGGCAAGGATCCGGTGGTGATCGACGCCGGCGTCGATCCCGTGAAGACAGCCGCCGCGGTGGCATACGGCAGTTTTGTCAACACCGGGCAGATCTGCACGTCCATGGAGCGGATCTATGTCCACCGCGAGATCGCCGACGAGTTCATCGCGGCGCTCGTCGCCGAGGCCGCGACCTACCGGTGCGGTGACGGCGCCGACCCGCGGACGAAGATGGGACCGCTCGTCGACGAGCGTCAGCGCCAGATCGTCCAACGTCACGTCGACGACGCCATCACCAAGGGCGCCACCGTGCTGACCGGCGGGTCCCTCCCCGACTCCGCGGGGTATTTTTATCCGGCTACCGTGCTCACAGACGTGACGTCCGATATGGTCGTCATGCGTGAGGAAACATTCGGGCCGGTGGCGCCCGTGCAGGTGGTGGACACCTTCGCAGAAGGGATCCGACTCGCTTGCGATTCCGAGTTCGGTCTTGCCGCAACCGTATACACCGACCGCGCCGAACATGCCCGCGCGGCGCTCGACATCTCAGCGGGGATGGTCTGGATCAACCACTGGCAGGGCGGCGGGATGGTCCGGATGTTCGAACCCGCCCGCAACAGCGGACTGGGCGCAACCGGTGGACGGGCCGCCTATGATGCGGCCACCAGAGCTGTGTCCGTCAGTCACGACACCGCGATGCGCGCACACATGGGCGTCTGA
- a CDS encoding YybH family protein: MTDTRDLVSVEEFTEHLTRVYDAINTAVHNRDGAAFADLYTPNGSLMTPDGAIIAGTDALRDAFERWTEAGWVDQHAELVELTIDDRIVVEEGRSVGTFRVDGAETVARNNYIVVHVRSDDGRWLMLRDIWNTVSEDTPTGSY, from the coding sequence GTGACCGACACCCGAGACCTGGTGAGCGTCGAAGAGTTCACCGAACACCTGACACGCGTCTACGACGCCATCAACACAGCTGTCCACAACCGCGACGGTGCAGCCTTCGCCGACCTGTACACGCCGAACGGCTCACTGATGACGCCCGACGGGGCGATCATCGCCGGAACCGACGCCCTGCGTGATGCATTCGAACGCTGGACCGAAGCCGGCTGGGTCGACCAGCACGCCGAACTCGTCGAGCTCACCATCGACGACCGGATCGTGGTCGAGGAGGGCCGCTCGGTCGGCACGTTCCGGGTCGACGGCGCGGAGACAGTGGCCCGCAACAACTACATCGTCGTACACGTCCGTTCCGACGACGGACGCTGGCTGATGCTCCGGGACATCTGGAACACCGTCTCCGAAGACACCCCGACGGGGTCGTACTGA
- a CDS encoding flavin reductase family protein — MAPPATTGTRDDPGGRGNRRRPMIITIPDRQPRGSRLTVGEVDDLRRLSARIDCGADALDGPSNWRRDGDHLWVSIRALRSQCGEKDQDWHGRFDAMIDFATRHGWVDDHGHVRAHIDQDPAPVDSAGGGPVGAAVDEEMADLADLSVDHRDIRDMFALVPTGVLAMAAWSGDRPAGMAVSSFATVSIDPPLLSAHIRAESSTWPELASASTIGVSVLAADQHSVARRLSASDTAGRFHGTPYTVTPSGAVLLGGAVLWLETELADSVTAGDHLIAVLRIRRSAHSDRAPLLFHRSSFCELAAPS, encoded by the coding sequence GTGGCACCACCGGCGACCACCGGCACACGTGACGACCCGGGCGGCCGCGGCAACCGCCGCAGGCCGATGATCATCACCATCCCCGACCGTCAGCCGCGTGGTTCGCGGCTGACGGTCGGGGAGGTCGACGACCTCCGCCGCTTGTCTGCTCGGATCGACTGCGGCGCAGACGCTCTCGACGGACCGTCGAACTGGCGCCGCGACGGCGATCACCTCTGGGTCTCCATCCGGGCGTTACGAAGTCAGTGCGGCGAGAAGGACCAGGATTGGCACGGACGGTTCGACGCGATGATCGACTTCGCAACCCGACACGGGTGGGTCGACGACCACGGGCATGTCCGGGCGCACATCGACCAGGATCCGGCTCCGGTCGATTCCGCGGGCGGAGGACCCGTGGGCGCTGCTGTCGACGAGGAGATGGCCGATCTGGCCGATCTGTCGGTTGACCACCGCGACATCCGGGACATGTTCGCGCTGGTACCCACCGGTGTACTCGCCATGGCCGCGTGGTCGGGCGATCGACCGGCCGGAATGGCCGTGAGCTCGTTCGCCACGGTCTCCATCGACCCACCTCTGCTCAGTGCGCACATCCGGGCGGAGTCGTCGACGTGGCCCGAACTTGCCTCGGCATCGACGATCGGCGTCAGTGTGCTGGCGGCGGATCAGCATTCCGTTGCCCGACGACTTTCCGCATCGGACACCGCCGGCCGGTTCCATGGCACGCCGTACACGGTGACCCCGTCGGGCGCCGTCCTCCTCGGCGGGGCCGTCTTGTGGCTGGAGACCGAGCTCGCGGACTCGGTCACCGCCGGGGATCACCTCATCGCCGTGCTGCGTATCCGGCGCTCGGCCCACAGCGACCGGGCACCACTACTGTTCCATCGCAGCAGCTTCTGCGAACTGGCCGCACCGAGCTGA
- a CDS encoding thiamine pyrophosphate-dependent enzyme → MTVTVGVSATASGAGGRLVDGSSSMIQFLTPSGELTTAGAEHSVAPAVARGFYRDMALGRRLDTEALALQRQGELKLWLMSWGQEAAQVGSIRALSETDMVFPSYREHVAGLCRGLTPSQLLAQWRGNAHAGWDPAATRFHIYSLVLGAQVLHATGFAAAEVHRASSTGRGAEAGVVMAYFGDGASSQGDVNEAFNWAAAGRLPVLFFCQNNQWAISTPTSVQMAAPLHRRAEGFGMRAMHVDGNDVLAVHATTTLAAQHIRSGGGPVLVEATTYRRGGHSSSDDPGRYRTDAEQQLWEARDPLVRLRRHLELQGTESQFFDDVDAECAAFGASVRAECLALDEPDLDQVFRTAYAEPHTGVERERAWFAESQRPMGDRR, encoded by the coding sequence ATGACCGTGACGGTCGGGGTCAGCGCGACGGCAAGTGGCGCCGGAGGACGACTGGTCGATGGTTCCTCGTCCATGATCCAGTTCCTCACGCCCTCAGGAGAACTCACCACGGCAGGGGCCGAGCACAGCGTCGCCCCGGCGGTGGCCCGTGGCTTCTATCGTGACATGGCCTTGGGGCGACGCCTGGACACCGAAGCGTTGGCGCTGCAGCGGCAGGGCGAGCTGAAACTCTGGTTGATGAGTTGGGGGCAAGAAGCAGCTCAGGTCGGATCGATCAGGGCCCTCAGCGAGACGGACATGGTGTTTCCCAGCTATCGCGAGCATGTCGCCGGATTGTGCCGCGGCCTGACGCCGTCACAACTCCTCGCGCAGTGGCGCGGCAACGCGCACGCGGGATGGGACCCGGCCGCCACGCGGTTTCACATCTACTCACTGGTGCTCGGTGCGCAGGTTCTCCACGCCACGGGGTTCGCGGCAGCCGAGGTGCATCGTGCTTCGTCGACGGGTCGCGGTGCCGAGGCCGGCGTCGTCATGGCCTACTTCGGGGACGGCGCCTCCAGTCAGGGTGATGTGAACGAGGCGTTCAACTGGGCGGCCGCGGGAAGGCTCCCGGTGTTGTTCTTCTGCCAGAACAACCAGTGGGCGATATCGACGCCCACCAGCGTTCAGATGGCCGCGCCGCTGCACCGGCGCGCCGAGGGGTTCGGGATGCGGGCGATGCACGTCGACGGGAATGATGTGCTCGCCGTCCATGCGACGACAACCCTGGCAGCCCAGCATATTCGAAGCGGAGGCGGCCCGGTCCTGGTGGAGGCGACCACATACCGCCGGGGCGGTCACAGCAGTTCCGACGATCCCGGCCGGTATCGGACCGACGCCGAACAACAACTGTGGGAGGCCCGTGATCCGCTCGTGCGGCTACGTCGCCATCTCGAACTGCAGGGGACCGAGTCGCAGTTCTTCGATGACGTCGACGCCGAATGTGCCGCCTTCGGTGCGTCGGTCCGGGCGGAATGTCTGGCCTTGGACGAACCCGACCTCGATCAGGTCTTCCGCACCGCCTACGCCGAGCCGCACACGGGTGTGGAGCGCGAGCGGGCATGGTTCGCCGAATCGCAACGGCCGATGGGAGATCGACGATGA